The nucleotide sequence CGGCCTCACCCGGTTCCCGGTCATCGAGCGCGAGGGCGGGAAGCTGGTCGGCATGATCGCTCTCTTCGATCTCCTGGCGGCCCGCATGCGCACCCTCGAGGCCGAGCGCCGCAGAGAGCGCGTCCTCCCGGTCCGCTTCTTCCTGCCACCAGGCCGGGGCCGGGACCGAAGCGGGCCCTCCGTCTCATCGAGCTCGCGGTGAGAGCCCACGGCGCCGAGGGGGGACGGTAAGGCCCGCCGCCCGGTACCTTCCTCCCGGCCACCGATGGTAAGCTGGTGTTTGCCGCGCCGCGGCTGGTAAAGAGCCAGGCCCGACAAGGAGGGACCGTCTTGAGCGCAACCGACGCAAAGCTCACGAGCGAGCAGGAGTCTCGGAAGATCGCGGAGGAGTCCCGCGAGAAGGAGTGGGCGGGGCGGACCTTCCTCCGGGAGCTCTTCCTCGGGAACTTCCTCCTCGATCACATCCACCCGTTCCCCGTGCTGCGGGGGGAGCGGCCGGAGTTCAAGAAGTTCTACGACGACGTACAGCGGTTCCTGCGCGAGAAGGTCGACCCGGTGGCCATCGACGAGACCGGCGAGTACCCCGAAGAGGTGGTGGACGGTCTCAGACGGCTCGGCGCCTTCGGGATCAAGATCCCCAAGGAGTACGGCGGCCTCGGCTTCAGCGTGAGCGAGTACACGACCGTCATGCAGCTGGTGGGGAGCTACGATTCGAACATCAGCGCGCTCCTCTCCGCGCACCAGTCGATCGGCGTCCCACAGCCGCTCAAGCTCTTCGGCACGCCGGAGCAGAAGAAGAAGTACCTCCCCCGGTGCGCGGCCGGCGCCATCTCGGCCTTCGCCCTGACGGAGCCGCACGTCGGCTCGGACCCGGCGAGCCTGTCGACCACGGCGGAGCTGCACGGCGACACCTTCGTTCTGAACGGCGAGAAGCTCTGGTGCACGAACGGCACGATGGCCGAGCTGCTCGTCGTGATGGCGCGCGACCCCAAGACGAAGAGGATCAGCTGCTTCATCGTCGAGACCGACTGGCCGGGCGTGAAGGTCGAGTACCGCTGCCGCTTCATGGGCCTCAAGGCGCTCGCCAACGGCATCATCAGTTTCCAGGATGTGCAGGTGCCGCGCGAGAACCTGATCGGCGAGGAGGGGAAGGGGCTCAAGATCGCGCTCGTCACCCTCAACACCGGACGGCTGACTCTGCCCGCCACCTGCGCAGGCGTCGCCAAGCAGTGTCTCGAGATCTGCCGAGGCTGGTCCAACGAGCGCAAACAATGGGGCGTCCCGATCTGGAAGCATGAAGCCGTCGCCCACCGCATCGCGGACGTGGCCGCGACGACCTTCGCCATGGACTCGGTCTCCAAGCTGGCGAGCGCGATGTCGGATCGCGGAGGGTATGACATCCGCCTCGAGGCCGCGGCGGCGAAGGAGTGGAACACGGTCCGCGCCTGGGAGATCGTCGACGTGACCCTGCAGATCCGCGGGGGCCGCGGCTACGAGACCGAGCGCTCGCTCGAGGGGCGCGGCGAGTTCCCGATTCCCGTCGAGCGGCTCATGCGGGACGTGCGCATCAACCTCATCTTCGAGGGTTCGAGCGAGATCATGCACCTCTTCATGGCGCGCGAGGCGGTGGACAAACACCTGCAGGTGGCGGGTGCGCTGATCGACGCGAAGAAGGGCAGGGGCGAGAAGCTCCGCGCGCTTCCGGGGATCTTCGGCTACTACGCGAAATGGTACCCGCCCCTCTGGCTGCGGGGCCTTGCCGGTCCGCTTCGCTACCGCGACTGGGGACGGCTCGCGCCGCACCTGCGCTTCGTCGAGCGGAGCTGCCGCAAGCTCGCGCGCGAGAGCTTTCACGGCATGACGGTCTACCAGGGGAAGATGGAGCGAAAGCAGGGCTTCCTCTTCCGCTGCGTGGACGTCGTCATGGAGCTCTTCGCGATGGCGGCGACCATCTCCCGGGCTCGGCAGATGGTCGATGACCGCGACCCCGATGCGGAGCGGGCGCTGGAGCTGGCCGACCTCTTCTGCCGCACGGCCCGCCGCAAGGTGCGGCGGCTGTTCCGCGATCTGTGGGCCAACGAGGACATCCGCAAGAACGGCGTGGCGGCCAGCGTGATGCAGGGCGAGCAGG is from Deltaproteobacteria bacterium and encodes:
- a CDS encoding acyl-CoA dehydrogenase, with protein sequence MSATDAKLTSEQESRKIAEESREKEWAGRTFLRELFLGNFLLDHIHPFPVLRGERPEFKKFYDDVQRFLREKVDPVAIDETGEYPEEVVDGLRRLGAFGIKIPKEYGGLGFSVSEYTTVMQLVGSYDSNISALLSAHQSIGVPQPLKLFGTPEQKKKYLPRCAAGAISAFALTEPHVGSDPASLSTTAELHGDTFVLNGEKLWCTNGTMAELLVVMARDPKTKRISCFIVETDWPGVKVEYRCRFMGLKALANGIISFQDVQVPRENLIGEEGKGLKIALVTLNTGRLTLPATCAGVAKQCLEICRGWSNERKQWGVPIWKHEAVAHRIADVAATTFAMDSVSKLASAMSDRGGYDIRLEAAAAKEWNTVRAWEIVDVTLQIRGGRGYETERSLEGRGEFPIPVERLMRDVRINLIFEGSSEIMHLFMAREAVDKHLQVAGALIDAKKGRGEKLRALPGIFGYYAKWYPPLWLRGLAGPLRYRDWGRLAPHLRFVERSCRKLARESFHGMTVYQGKMERKQGFLFRCVDVVMELFAMAATISRARQMVDDRDPDAERALELADLFCRTARRKVRRLFRDLWANEDIRKNGVAASVMQGEQVWLERGAMDIGLTPQAFKTRSLVEQRAAGPGRAQKAAADAS